A genomic stretch from Bacillus sp. N1-1 includes:
- a CDS encoding dUTP diphosphatase yields the protein MNFELLFTLQKQLDDRIVQEHGLDDVDLFENKLLALKVELGELANETRCFKYWSKKAPSPKETILEEYVDGIHFILSLGLELGITAYEGLPEKTASSEVQAFHEVYRAIDRLSTEKEEPYYSLMESYLTLGQTIGLEYKEIGEAYLKKNKVNHNRQDQGY from the coding sequence ATGAATTTTGAGTTATTATTTACATTACAAAAACAATTAGATGATCGAATTGTACAAGAACACGGGCTAGATGACGTTGATTTGTTTGAAAATAAGCTTCTTGCTCTTAAAGTTGAATTAGGAGAACTTGCGAATGAAACGCGCTGCTTTAAATATTGGAGTAAAAAAGCACCTTCACCGAAAGAAACAATTTTAGAAGAGTATGTTGATGGGATTCATTTTATTTTATCATTAGGACTAGAGTTAGGCATTACTGCTTATGAAGGCCTGCCGGAAAAAACGGCGTCATCAGAAGTACAGGCCTTTCATGAAGTTTATCGCGCGATTGATCGACTTTCTACTGAGAAAGAAGAGCCTTATTACAGTTTAATGGAGAGTTACCTAACTTTGGGACAAACGATTGGACTTGAGTATAAAGAAATAGGTGAGGCGTATTTGAAAAAAAATAAAGTGAATCATAATCGCCAGGATCAGGGATATTAG
- a CDS encoding VTT domain-containing protein, with translation MNELVLPLVEVVSNSGIYAPFYFIIFHFIRQFVFVPVSVVCVAGGVLFGAIYGTIYSVIGITVVSSVFYLVVKRTPGLFKKIIRMKERWTRKHMPMSIGQIAILRLVPFVHFHFISLCLIEVSKDFRDYLRSSLISNLPLALFYSFFGTAISGFDPVLILLMLLGLVILFFLLKRKEWVMKWEDFFQPAR, from the coding sequence ATGAATGAGCTCGTCCTGCCGCTTGTTGAGGTTGTGTCGAACAGCGGAATTTACGCCCCGTTCTATTTCATAATTTTTCATTTTATTCGTCAGTTTGTTTTTGTGCCAGTTAGTGTAGTTTGTGTGGCAGGTGGTGTATTGTTTGGAGCCATCTATGGAACTATCTATTCGGTCATTGGAATTACTGTTGTAAGTTCGGTTTTTTATCTGGTCGTGAAACGAACACCGGGTTTGTTCAAAAAAATCATTCGAATGAAGGAAAGATGGACGCGAAAGCATATGCCTATGTCAATTGGGCAAATTGCTATTCTAAGATTGGTACCCTTTGTTCATTTTCATTTTATTTCGCTTTGCTTAATTGAGGTGTCAAAGGATTTCCGAGATTATCTTCGCTCTTCTCTTATATCAAACTTGCCTCTTGCTTTGTTTTATTCCTTCTTTGGAACAGCGATCAGTGGTTTTGACCCTGTACTTATTCTATTAATGCTGTTAGGCCTTGTTATTCTTTTCTTTTTACTTAAAAGAAAGGAATGGGTTATGAAGTGGGAGGATTTTTTTCAACCTGCAAGATAA
- the pheT gene encoding phenylalanine--tRNA ligase subunit beta, translated as MLVSMNWLQQYVDLDSYSADELADLITKGGIEVETVEQLNKGISGVVIGHVLECQQHPDADKLNICKVEIGEEEPVQIICGAPNIAQGQYVAVAKVGAVLPGNFKIKKAKLRGEASHGMICSLQELGIESKLVSKEYADGIFVFSDDVTPGEDALEYLNLHDEVLELGLTPNRADAMNMIGVAYEVGAVLNRSIELPLPELVRSDEDVEGYVSVRVENEEDNPYYGATVIKDVTIKPSPQWLVNRLVSAGIRPINNVVDITNYVLLEYGQPLHAFDYDRFGSKEVVIRRATKGEKMVTLDDVERTLSSEHLVITNGSKPVAVAGVMGGADSEVQEDTTTILLEAAYFNSKLVRKSSKDLGLRSDSSARFEKGIDRNRVVGASERAAQLIQEIAGGTVLKGIAEQGARTIEALDVSIEVNRINQVLGTEITETEVAAIFERLQFSYQNFGGTFTVQVPPRRPDITISEDLIEEVGRLYGYDNVPATLPLTESTPGQLSEYQGKRRHVRRTLEGAGLFQTVTYSLTSPLRRHFFSDESVEAVRLAMPMSEERSELRTSLIPHLLEVAQYNRNRQLENIAFYETASVFLPGDELPVEQEHLAGVVSGLWQEHLWQKEKKASDFFVVKGILEELAVQFGVEDRLTFARAEEPKLHPGRTAAVYLDEELIGYIGQLHPEVEKELDLSETYVFEINLEKLLKADVAHLKYKKLPRFPSVTRDVALVVNESLEAGEVKRVIKEAGGSKLVEIQLFDVYQGEHLDEGQKSLAFSLRYYNPEQTLTEEEVKKAHDRVLKAVEEQFGAALRQ; from the coding sequence ATGCTTGTATCAATGAATTGGCTACAGCAGTATGTAGATTTAGATAGTTACTCAGCTGATGAACTGGCAGACCTTATCACTAAAGGTGGTATTGAGGTTGAAACAGTTGAACAGCTTAATAAAGGAATTAGCGGAGTGGTGATTGGTCACGTTCTTGAATGTCAGCAACATCCTGATGCCGATAAGCTGAATATTTGTAAGGTTGAGATTGGCGAGGAAGAACCGGTCCAAATTATTTGCGGTGCACCAAATATTGCGCAGGGTCAATATGTTGCTGTTGCAAAAGTTGGAGCAGTCCTTCCGGGTAATTTTAAAATTAAAAAAGCAAAATTACGCGGTGAAGCTTCACATGGTATGATTTGTTCATTACAAGAACTTGGAATTGAAAGTAAACTTGTTTCGAAGGAATATGCTGATGGTATCTTTGTGTTTAGTGATGATGTGACACCTGGGGAAGATGCCCTTGAATATTTAAATCTACATGATGAAGTTCTTGAGCTAGGTCTTACACCGAACAGAGCGGATGCGATGAACATGATTGGTGTCGCTTATGAAGTTGGTGCGGTATTGAATCGTTCGATTGAACTTCCGTTACCAGAGCTTGTTCGCTCGGATGAAGACGTAGAAGGCTATGTGTCAGTTCGTGTAGAAAATGAAGAAGATAATCCTTATTACGGGGCTACCGTTATTAAAGACGTAACGATAAAACCTTCGCCACAGTGGCTTGTGAACCGTCTTGTTTCTGCTGGTATTCGTCCGATTAATAACGTTGTCGATATTACTAACTATGTTCTACTTGAATATGGACAGCCGCTGCACGCTTTCGATTATGATCGCTTTGGATCAAAGGAAGTCGTTATCCGCCGAGCTACTAAAGGTGAAAAAATGGTCACTCTGGATGATGTGGAACGTACGCTTTCAAGTGAACATCTTGTGATAACAAATGGTTCAAAACCTGTTGCTGTTGCTGGTGTAATGGGTGGGGCTGACTCTGAAGTGCAAGAGGATACGACAACCATCCTACTTGAAGCTGCTTATTTTAATAGTAAGCTTGTCAGAAAGTCATCGAAAGACCTCGGACTCAGAAGTGATTCAAGTGCTCGTTTCGAGAAAGGGATTGACCGAAATCGCGTTGTGGGCGCAAGCGAACGTGCTGCTCAGCTTATTCAAGAAATTGCTGGAGGCACAGTTCTAAAAGGCATTGCTGAGCAAGGTGCTCGTACAATTGAAGCTCTTGACGTTAGCATTGAAGTAAATCGAATTAATCAAGTTCTTGGGACGGAAATTACTGAAACAGAAGTTGCCGCTATCTTTGAGCGTTTGCAATTCTCTTATCAAAATTTTGGTGGCACGTTTACGGTTCAAGTACCACCACGTCGTCCGGATATTACAATTTCAGAGGACTTAATCGAAGAAGTAGGACGTCTTTACGGATATGATAATGTTCCTGCAACGTTACCTCTTACAGAAAGTACACCTGGACAGTTGTCAGAATATCAAGGGAAACGCCGCCATGTTCGCCGTACGCTTGAAGGTGCAGGTCTATTCCAAACGGTAACGTATTCACTTACTTCACCATTAAGGCGCCACTTCTTCTCTGATGAGTCAGTAGAAGCTGTTCGTCTTGCGATGCCAATGAGTGAAGAAAGAAGTGAACTTAGAACGAGTTTAATCCCTCACCTATTAGAGGTTGCTCAATATAACCGAAACCGTCAGTTAGAGAATATTGCTTTCTATGAAACAGCTTCTGTATTCTTACCAGGTGATGAGCTACCGGTTGAACAAGAACATCTTGCTGGTGTCGTGTCAGGTCTATGGCAAGAGCATCTGTGGCAAAAAGAAAAGAAAGCGTCAGATTTCTTTGTTGTAAAGGGAATTCTTGAAGAACTTGCCGTTCAATTTGGTGTTGAAGATCGTCTCACTTTCGCACGTGCAGAAGAGCCTAAGCTTCATCCGGGTCGCACAGCAGCTGTTTATCTCGATGAAGAGCTTATCGGATATATTGGTCAGCTTCATCCTGAAGTAGAGAAAGAACTTGATTTGAGTGAAACATACGTGTTTGAAATCAATCTTGAGAAATTACTTAAAGCGGATGTCGCTCATCTTAAATACAAGAAGCTTCCTCGTTTCCCATCGGTTACAAGAGATGTTGCGCTCGTTGTGAACGAGTCACTTGAAGCAGGTGAAGTGAAGCGCGTCATTAAAGAAGCGGGTGGATCCAAGCTAGTTGAGATTCAATTATTTGATGTCTATCAAGGGGAACATCTTGATGAAGGACAAAAATCACTAGCTTTCTCTCTCAGATATTACAATCCTGAACAAACGTTAACTGAAGAAGAAGTAAAGAAAGCGCATGACCGTGTTCTTAAAGCCGTAGAAGAACAGTTTGGAGCTGCACTTCGTCAATAG
- a CDS encoding cytochrome d ubiquinol oxidase subunit II: MSEAFYAITLIWGLVFIYAVMATIDFGAGFWSMIYLNRNNTKATNIANRYLSPSWEVTNVFIVAIVVALFSFFPGATFTLGTVLLIPGSLIILLLALRSAFLVFSHSASENYKRILTLISGITGFLIPALLICVLPITHGGFIQTTNGEERLLLSELFTSPSVYAFMAFAISSTLFLSSLLLSDYSNVSADQEAYQTYRRDAILVGPISLAMAGLLVLTIRTEAPWLYEKLMDYVPWLIGSMITFVIGYLALFIPRKTGVGIPRLAMISIVIQYLLASYAYGSAHLPYIVYPNVTIETGFTDPATFRALIVTYIVAFFILTPGFIYFWRLFLKDKRYLKQNES, encoded by the coding sequence ATGTCAGAAGCATTCTACGCCATCACATTAATTTGGGGACTTGTTTTCATTTATGCGGTTATGGCGACAATCGATTTCGGTGCTGGATTTTGGTCGATGATTTATTTAAATCGAAATAACACGAAAGCAACGAACATAGCAAACCGCTACCTTTCTCCTTCCTGGGAAGTCACGAATGTTTTCATTGTAGCTATTGTTGTAGCACTCTTTAGTTTCTTCCCTGGAGCGACATTTACTTTAGGGACAGTGCTACTTATTCCTGGAAGTTTGATCATTTTATTACTTGCGCTACGCAGTGCCTTTCTCGTATTTTCCCATTCAGCATCGGAGAATTACAAACGGATCTTAACACTCATTTCAGGAATTACTGGTTTCCTAATTCCAGCTCTTCTGATTTGTGTGTTACCGATTACGCACGGTGGGTTTATCCAAACAACAAACGGGGAAGAACGCTTGTTATTGAGTGAATTATTTACAAGTCCAAGCGTCTATGCATTTATGGCTTTTGCTATCTCAAGCACACTTTTTCTGTCATCACTTTTACTCTCTGATTATTCAAACGTATCAGCAGATCAAGAAGCTTATCAAACGTATAGAAGAGATGCCATACTCGTTGGGCCAATCTCACTTGCGATGGCAGGTTTGCTCGTTCTCACCATTCGAACAGAAGCGCCATGGCTTTATGAAAAGCTTATGGACTATGTGCCTTGGCTGATTGGTTCGATGATCACTTTTGTTATCGGGTATCTCGCTCTCTTTATTCCAAGAAAAACTGGAGTCGGCATCCCAAGACTTGCTATGATTAGTATTGTCATTCAGTATTTACTCGCAAGCTATGCTTATGGATCAGCGCATCTGCCTTATATCGTTTATCCAAATGTTACGATTGAAACAGGCTTTACAGATCCTGCTACGTTTCGCGCACTAATTGTCACGTACATTGTCGCTTTCTTTATCTTAACACCAGGATTTATTTATTTCTGGCGCCTCTTCTTAAAAGATAAACGGTACCTTAAACAAAATGAATCTTAA
- a CDS encoding cytochrome ubiquinol oxidase subunit I — MDELVIARSLFGMTMGVHIIYATLGVGLPLMVLVAELMYQKTKDKDYALMANRWTKGFAVLLGVAIPTGTIAGVQLSLLWPGFMEVVGRVIALPFQIEIYAFFLEALFMSIYVYAADRLSPLMRIVSVTLVAFGASASAILITNVHAFEGTPAGFEIVDGKFVNVDPWEAFFNPSFIVTAGHVTVSALMTGAFVIASIAAYKMIRQRGNTREYKFHHKALMMGLVIGGIFSILTALNGHESAQQLYQYQPEKLAAAEGLFETQTYAPLAIGGYTDKEEREVKWAIEVPWALSFLADDAFDTEVLGLEEWPEDEWPPLFVHTLFNAMVGIGSLLMLLSIVGFTWYKILKRKEFPRWLMWAFIAAGPLAITAIEFGWIFACTGRQPWVIYHVMKTEEAVTTSGNIGLLFVLFLIVYIILMISTVLVLRYYFNRNPISEELDQ, encoded by the coding sequence ATGGATGAACTCGTTATTGCTCGTTCATTGTTTGGCATGACAATGGGCGTACATATTATTTACGCTACGCTCGGAGTAGGGCTACCCTTAATGGTGCTTGTAGCTGAACTCATGTATCAAAAAACAAAAGATAAGGATTACGCGCTCATGGCGAACAGGTGGACAAAAGGGTTTGCCGTATTACTCGGAGTCGCAATTCCAACAGGAACGATTGCAGGCGTGCAGCTTTCTCTGTTATGGCCGGGATTTATGGAGGTTGTAGGACGAGTCATTGCCTTACCATTCCAAATTGAAATTTACGCCTTTTTCCTCGAAGCACTCTTTATGTCGATTTATGTGTATGCAGCAGATCGACTTTCACCGCTTATGCGGATCGTTAGTGTTACACTCGTTGCCTTTGGCGCGAGCGCTTCAGCAATTTTAATTACAAATGTCCATGCTTTTGAAGGCACACCTGCTGGATTTGAAATAGTAGATGGGAAATTTGTTAATGTGGATCCGTGGGAAGCATTTTTTAATCCTTCCTTCATCGTTACAGCAGGACATGTCACAGTATCTGCTCTTATGACAGGTGCTTTTGTCATTGCTTCTATTGCTGCATATAAAATGATTCGTCAACGAGGGAATACGCGTGAATATAAATTTCACCACAAAGCTTTAATGATGGGACTCGTTATTGGAGGGATTTTTTCAATTTTAACGGCGTTAAATGGGCATGAATCCGCTCAGCAATTGTATCAATACCAGCCTGAAAAACTGGCAGCGGCAGAGGGGTTGTTCGAAACACAAACATACGCCCCGCTTGCCATAGGTGGCTACACGGATAAAGAGGAACGAGAAGTGAAGTGGGCGATCGAAGTTCCTTGGGCGCTCAGCTTTCTAGCTGACGATGCATTTGATACAGAAGTTTTAGGGCTTGAAGAATGGCCAGAAGATGAGTGGCCTCCCTTGTTTGTCCATACTCTATTTAATGCAATGGTTGGGATCGGCTCTTTGTTGATGCTCCTATCAATAGTGGGGTTTACCTGGTACAAAATTCTGAAACGAAAAGAGTTCCCGCGCTGGCTGATGTGGGCGTTTATTGCTGCCGGTCCTCTTGCCATCACTGCAATTGAATTCGGATGGATCTTCGCTTGTACCGGAAGACAGCCATGGGTTATTTATCACGTGATGAAAACAGAAGAAGCGGTGACAACTTCTGGAAACATCGGACTGCTATTTGTTCTATTTCTCATTGTTTATATCATTCTTATGATTTCAACAGTGCTCGTGCTGCGTTATTATTTCAACCGTAATCCAATTAGTGAAGAACTTGATCAATAA
- a CDS encoding sigma-w pathway protein ysdB, with protein sequence MILILFRLVILAAMVLIAYSVIRFFMDPKRKLEKAHDHKEYYFFDDSSNVRKNFLVTYKGALFEGEKYLGTTENSFDIITLSIGVKNASELYLLEKEDFYFLEKEMDIRYPSAKIEWKSPVKEFLRHREDS encoded by the coding sequence ATGATACTTATCCTATTTCGTCTTGTCATTCTCGCAGCCATGGTGTTGATTGCTTATTCTGTCATTCGCTTTTTTATGGATCCAAAACGCAAGCTCGAAAAAGCCCACGATCATAAAGAATACTATTTTTTCGATGACTCGTCCAATGTTCGAAAGAATTTTCTTGTCACTTACAAAGGTGCTCTCTTTGAAGGGGAAAAATACCTTGGAACAACCGAAAATTCCTTTGATATTATCACGCTTTCTATAGGCGTAAAAAACGCCTCAGAACTTTATTTACTTGAGAAAGAAGATTTCTATTTTCTAGAGAAGGAAATGGACATCCGGTATCCAAGCGCTAAAATTGAATGGAAAAGCCCTGTGAAAGAATTTCTGCGTCACCGTGAAGACTCATAA
- the sspI gene encoding small acid-soluble spore protein SspI — protein MDLNLRKAILANINGNNEEQIEATILDAIQSGEEKMLPGLGVLFEILWKEAPENEREQMLSYMAQGVN, from the coding sequence ATGGACCTTAACTTACGAAAAGCAATTCTCGCCAACATTAATGGCAACAACGAGGAACAGATTGAAGCGACGATCCTCGATGCCATCCAAAGTGGCGAAGAAAAAATGCTCCCTGGACTAGGTGTTCTTTTTGAAATCCTATGGAAAGAAGCACCTGAAAATGAACGAGAGCAGATGCTCTCTTACATGGCTCAGGGTGTAAATTAA
- a CDS encoding nucleoside transporter C-terminal domain-containing protein translates to MSILTGLLSIIGVLAIAWLMSNKKKSVKWRTIGVGIFIEGLFVLFVLKVNAGKIMLEKASAAVQNVINYSNEGIQFVFGGLYEQTDLTFVFAINVLAVIIFISALVSALYYMRIIPLIVQVIGVTIGKLMGTTKVETFNAVGNSFLGLAEAPLLVKPYLKMLTRSEIFAIMVGGTASASGAILVGYSLMGIELKYLLISVFSVPFVSLVISKVMEPETEVSQTNDKVKMKRSEHANVFEAIAEGTVSGVMLALNIGGLLIAFISILAVVNGMLGVVGTDLSSILGYIFYPFSLLVGIPADEAFRAASIIGTKMSINEFVAFQNLTAIQDQLSDKTVAILSVALCNFANFSSIGQLIIGLGSLEPSKRSQVSKLGLKAIIGGTLASFITAIFVGMFM, encoded by the coding sequence ATGAGTATTTTAACAGGACTACTCTCTATCATCGGCGTCCTTGCAATTGCATGGTTAATGAGCAACAAGAAAAAATCAGTAAAGTGGAGAACGATCGGGGTCGGTATTTTCATTGAAGGTCTTTTCGTTCTATTCGTATTAAAAGTTAATGCGGGGAAGATTATGCTAGAAAAGGCTTCCGCTGCTGTACAAAACGTTATTAATTATAGTAACGAAGGGATTCAATTTGTATTTGGAGGATTATATGAACAAACAGATTTAACATTTGTTTTTGCGATCAATGTTCTCGCCGTAATTATCTTCATTTCAGCTCTTGTATCAGCACTTTATTATATGCGCATCATTCCTTTAATCGTTCAAGTCATTGGTGTAACAATTGGGAAATTAATGGGTACAACTAAAGTTGAAACATTCAACGCTGTTGGAAATTCGTTTCTAGGCCTAGCAGAAGCACCTTTACTTGTAAAACCATATTTGAAGATGCTTACGAGATCAGAGATCTTTGCCATAATGGTAGGTGGTACAGCTTCTGCAAGTGGAGCTATTCTCGTCGGCTATTCGCTTATGGGAATTGAGCTAAAATATTTATTAATCTCCGTCTTTAGTGTTCCTTTCGTCTCGCTTGTCATCTCTAAAGTGATGGAACCTGAGACTGAAGTATCACAAACAAACGATAAAGTTAAAATGAAAAGATCTGAACATGCAAACGTGTTTGAAGCGATTGCGGAAGGTACGGTAAGTGGAGTCATGCTTGCCCTGAACATCGGTGGCCTTTTGATCGCTTTTATAAGTATTCTAGCTGTAGTTAACGGCATGTTAGGTGTTGTGGGAACTGACCTTAGCTCCATATTGGGTTATATTTTCTATCCATTCTCGCTACTTGTCGGTATTCCAGCTGATGAAGCCTTTCGCGCTGCGTCTATTATCGGCACAAAAATGTCGATTAATGAATTTGTTGCCTTTCAAAATTTAACGGCAATTCAGGATCAGCTTTCTGATAAAACAGTCGCCATTCTTTCTGTAGCGCTATGTAACTTTGCCAACTTCTCATCTATTGGTCAATTAATCATTGGGCTTGGCTCACTTGAACCTTCAAAGCGTTCACAAGTATCAAAGCTTGGATTAAAAGCCATCATTGGCGGAACTCTTGCCTCCTTTATTACTGCTATATTTGTCGGAATGTTTATGTAA
- a CDS encoding M42 family metallopeptidase produces MAKLDETLQMLKELTDANGVPGNEREPREVMKKHIESLSDEVMYDNLGSLIAVKKGNAEGPKIMVAGHLDEIGFMITRIDDKGFLYFQTVGGWWEQVMLAQRVNVMTRNGNIMGVIGSKPPHILPAEQRKKSVDKKDMFIDIGASSREEAMEWGVKPGDSVVPICEFTVMNNEKMLMAKAWDNRIGCAIAIEVLRKLKGEAHPNTVYGVGTVQEEVGLRGATTATNMIKPDIGFAVDVGIAGDTPGVSDKDAQSKMGKGPQIIMYDASMVGHKGLRDFVTDTADENNIPYQFDSIAGGGTDSGKIHLTANGVPALSITIATRYIHTHAAILHRDDFENAVNLIVEVIKKLDADKVKEIIFN; encoded by the coding sequence ATGGCAAAGCTAGACGAAACGTTGCAGATGCTTAAAGAACTTACGGATGCGAATGGTGTCCCGGGTAACGAGCGTGAGCCTCGCGAAGTAATGAAGAAGCATATTGAATCTCTTTCTGATGAAGTCATGTATGACAACCTCGGCAGTTTAATTGCTGTTAAAAAAGGTAATGCAGAAGGTCCTAAAATCATGGTTGCAGGACATCTCGATGAAATTGGCTTTATGATTACGCGCATCGACGATAAAGGATTCCTTTATTTCCAAACCGTTGGCGGCTGGTGGGAACAGGTTATGCTTGCTCAACGTGTGAACGTGATGACTCGTAATGGCAATATTATGGGCGTGATCGGTTCAAAACCACCACATATATTGCCGGCTGAGCAGCGTAAGAAATCAGTTGATAAGAAAGATATGTTTATTGATATCGGTGCATCAAGCAGAGAAGAAGCAATGGAATGGGGCGTAAAGCCAGGAGATTCCGTTGTTCCGATTTGCGAATTCACAGTCATGAATAATGAAAAAATGCTTATGGCAAAAGCATGGGACAATCGTATTGGCTGTGCAATTGCGATTGAAGTGCTTCGTAAGCTAAAAGGTGAAGCACATCCAAATACGGTATATGGTGTTGGCACAGTTCAAGAGGAAGTAGGCCTTCGTGGAGCGACAACTGCAACAAACATGATTAAACCAGATATCGGTTTTGCTGTTGATGTTGGTATTGCTGGCGATACTCCTGGAGTGAGCGATAAAGACGCTCAATCGAAAATGGGGAAAGGTCCTCAAATTATTATGTACGATGCTTCAATGGTCGGTCATAAAGGGCTTCGTGATTTTGTTACAGATACTGCTGACGAGAACAACATCCCTTATCAGTTTGACTCCATTGCAGGTGGAGGTACGGATTCAGGAAAAATTCACTTAACAGCTAACGGTGTACCTGCTCTTTCTATCACTATTGCGACACGCTACATTCATACACACGCAGCGATTCTTCACCGTGATGACTTTGAAAATGCGGTTAATTTAATTGTTGAAGTGATTAAAAAGCTTGATGCTGATAAAGTAAAAGAAATTATTTTCAATTAA
- a CDS encoding RNA methyltransferase yields MMIIESAKNQKVKDWKKLQTRKGREKAQSYLIEGPHIVEEAAKFEAPIIEVIVTEGNDVSVYPFKERPVVYTVTEKVMQELTDTETPQGIMAVCEMVEPHLPGAGKFLLLDAIQDPGNLGTIIRTADSAGYDGILLGHGTVDAYNSKVLRSTQGSIYHLPVKKADLVEEVQKFKELNMPIYATEVSGGTPYDDLKGRSQFAVILGNEANGVSEELQNLADENVYIPIYGKAESLNVAVAAGILMYGLLPS; encoded by the coding sequence ATAATGATTATTGAATCCGCAAAAAATCAAAAAGTGAAAGATTGGAAAAAGCTCCAAACGCGCAAGGGGAGAGAGAAAGCTCAAAGCTATCTCATTGAAGGACCACATATCGTTGAAGAGGCTGCGAAGTTTGAAGCGCCAATTATTGAAGTGATCGTAACGGAGGGCAATGATGTATCTGTCTATCCGTTTAAAGAACGTCCTGTTGTGTATACTGTAACGGAGAAAGTAATGCAAGAATTAACGGATACCGAAACGCCGCAGGGAATTATGGCAGTATGTGAAATGGTGGAGCCTCATCTCCCAGGTGCAGGGAAATTCTTACTGCTTGATGCTATACAAGATCCAGGTAATTTAGGAACAATCATTCGTACAGCGGATAGTGCAGGCTACGACGGCATTCTTCTTGGGCATGGAACAGTAGATGCTTATAACAGTAAAGTGCTCCGGTCTACTCAGGGATCTATCTATCACCTCCCTGTAAAAAAAGCAGATCTTGTAGAAGAAGTGCAAAAGTTCAAAGAGCTTAACATGCCGATCTACGCCACGGAAGTGAGTGGAGGAACTCCTTATGATGATTTAAAAGGACGTTCTCAGTTTGCAGTTATTCTAGGGAATGAAGCAAATGGCGTATCAGAGGAGCTTCAAAATCTTGCTGATGAGAACGTGTATATCCCGATTTATGGAAAAGCGGAGTCGCTTAATGTTGCCGTTGCTGCTGGAATTCTGATGTATGGACTTCTTCCTTCATAA
- the pheS gene encoding phenylalanine--tRNA ligase subunit alpha, which produces MQERLQALKEEALSEIQQASSMKEVQDIKVKFLGKKGPITEISKGMGKLSKEERPKMGQLVNEIRNAISDQLEEKIARLEKTAVEERLKKETIDVSLPGRPVKRGNHHPLTRVIEEIEDLFLGMGFSIAEGPEVETDYYNFEALNLPKDHPARDMQDSFYITEETLLRTHTSPMQARTMEKLNGKGPVKIIVPGKVYRRDTDDATHSHQFMQIEGLMVGENVRMSDLKGVLQSFAKKMFGEEREIRLRPSFFPFTEPSVEMDISCFNCGGNGCSVCKGTGWIEILGGGMVHPNVLRMSGFDPEKVTGFAFGMGPERIAMLKYGIDDIRHFYTNDSRFIKQFNSL; this is translated from the coding sequence ATGCAAGAACGTTTACAAGCGTTAAAAGAAGAAGCGCTGTCGGAAATACAGCAAGCTTCTTCCATGAAGGAAGTACAGGATATCAAAGTGAAGTTTCTCGGAAAAAAAGGACCCATTACCGAAATTTCCAAAGGTATGGGGAAATTGTCAAAAGAAGAGCGTCCTAAAATGGGGCAGCTCGTTAATGAAATACGAAATGCGATTTCAGATCAACTTGAGGAGAAAATTGCTCGTTTAGAAAAAACAGCCGTAGAAGAAAGATTAAAGAAGGAAACCATCGATGTTTCTCTTCCAGGTCGTCCAGTGAAAAGAGGAAACCATCATCCATTAACTAGGGTAATTGAAGAAATTGAAGACCTGTTTCTTGGTATGGGCTTCTCAATTGCAGAGGGACCAGAAGTTGAAACAGACTATTACAATTTCGAAGCGCTAAACCTTCCAAAAGATCATCCTGCTCGTGATATGCAGGATTCCTTCTACATTACTGAAGAAACGTTACTACGTACGCATACATCACCAATGCAAGCGAGAACAATGGAGAAGTTAAATGGTAAAGGCCCGGTAAAGATCATCGTACCAGGGAAAGTTTACCGACGTGATACGGATGACGCGACTCATTCTCACCAATTTATGCAGATAGAAGGATTAATGGTTGGCGAGAATGTTCGTATGAGTGATCTAAAGGGTGTTCTTCAATCTTTTGCGAAGAAAATGTTCGGGGAAGAACGTGAAATTCGCCTTCGTCCTAGTTTCTTCCCATTTACAGAACCATCTGTAGAGATGGACATTTCCTGCTTTAATTGTGGTGGTAATGGCTGTTCTGTCTGTAAGGGAACTGGATGGATTGAAATTCTTGGTGGGGGCATGGTGCATCCTAATGTGCTTCGTATGTCAGGATTCGATCCGGAGAAAGTGACTGGTTTTGCATTTGGTATGGGACCAGAGCGAATTGCGATGCTGAAGTATGGTATCGATGATATCCGTCATTTCTATACAAATGATAGTAGATTTATTAAACAATTTAACTCACTATAG